The Methylocystis sp. ATCC 49242 region CGATCTCGCCGACGGCGAAGGGACGTTCGAATTCTCCGCCGATGCCGCTGTCGAAGTGGCGCACGACGAGAGCTGGGGTCGAGCCGACCAGAATGCGCGCGCCGAGCGGCGGCCTGGCGTCCGTCTCGACACCGACGCCCGAAAGCGAGATGTCGCGAATCTTGGCCATCAGCTCCTGACCGTCAGGCATACGCAGCAGCGTGCGCTGCATCAACGGGACGATGCGTTCGTGACGGCGATCTTCCGGCAGATTGAAAGCGTGACGGTTGGCGAACCAGGTGAGCTGATCGGCCAGCTTGTCGCGCTTCATTGGCGGCAGGTTCATGGCCATGGCGAAGCCCGTGTCGGTGACGCGCACGGCGACGCCGGCGAATCTGCCGATCTCGTCCAGGTAGACGACGACTTTCTCGCCAACTTCGGCCTTCACGGGAGCAAAAAGCGTCATGTCGCCGGGCGACATCTCGACCGTCTGACAGGGATACTCCCGTCGTGATTCGAGCATGTAGCGCCCGAACATCTTCACCGGCACGCGCTGAAAACGGCGGTTTTCATTCGCGTCGAGAATGCTTTGCAGGCGAAGATTCGATGCGGCCATGGGATGCGCGTAAATTCCGCTTTCAAGTCGCGCGACTTTACCAATCCCCGCTTAACGATTGCTTACATGCGAGACATATTCGGACGTTAGTTCAGCTTTTGCCGCCCTCGAGAACGACGAGTCGAGGGCGCTCGCCTGCTGCGCGCGCAGCCTCGAAAGGCGCATGCTTGCAGAGATTCGCGTTGTGGGATTCGGGGCCGATCACTCGCAACGACAGGAGTTCCAGCGGCCCGGCGCAACGCTGCCCCAGCCAGTCCGGCTGGTGGTTCGGCGCCAACGCCCCGAGCACGCGCGAGTGTGTCTTGCCGAAGTGCCGCAGGGGCAGCAGCAGCAGTTCCAGTTCCAGCGGCGCGAAGCCCGGCGCATGCGTGCGCACGCCGGCGACGATCGGCGTCACGCCGTCGATCACCGTCAGCAGCGCCGCGGCGATGCTGCGCCGGTCGTCGCCTCGCCAAAGGTCGATAAAGGAGGCGCCTTTCTGCTCGGTCATCCAGAGCGCGTCGAGGCGCGAGCCCGACAGGCGGATCGGAAAGTCGAACGCATGGTCGACTTCAATGATGAAGGTGTCAGCCAGAATCTGGCGAATAGCCGCGGGATCGATGTCGGAACGGTCGGGCGCCGAGCGCGCGCCCTTCAGTCCGTTCCAATAGGAGTACAATTCCTTCGTCACATGCTGTCGCATTATCTTTCCCGACGCGCTGCGCGCCCCCTGCCCCGGAATGATACGAACGCCGCAACGAGCGCCCGCGCCTGCATACGGACAGCAGCCCGCATGCCAAAGCGACCGGCATTAACCGTTTCTCAATGCTGTCCTTGCCGCTAAGTCAGCGTTGTGACACTGTCGGTCATCAGTTCACGGCCAACTGCGAGAGACGCTCCGCTCAACCAGAAGCTGTGTCCCGTAT contains the following coding sequences:
- a CDS encoding PAS domain-containing protein is translated as MRQHVTKELYSYWNGLKGARSAPDRSDIDPAAIRQILADTFIIEVDHAFDFPIRLSGSRLDALWMTEQKGASFIDLWRGDDRRSIAAALLTVIDGVTPIVAGVRTHAPGFAPLELELLLLPLRHFGKTHSRVLGALAPNHQPDWLGQRCAGPLELLSLRVIGPESHNANLCKHAPFEAARAAGERPRLVVLEGGKS
- a CDS encoding PilZ domain-containing protein gives rise to the protein MAASNLRLQSILDANENRRFQRVPVKMFGRYMLESRREYPCQTVEMSPGDMTLFAPVKAEVGEKVVVYLDEIGRFAGVAVRVTDTGFAMAMNLPPMKRDKLADQLTWFANRHAFNLPEDRRHERIVPLMQRTLLRMPDGQELMAKIRDISLSGVGVETDARPPLGARILVGSTPALVVRHFDSGIGGEFERPFAVGEIDESTRL